One Equus asinus isolate D_3611 breed Donkey chromosome 19, EquAss-T2T_v2, whole genome shotgun sequence genomic region harbors:
- the TMEM169 gene encoding transmembrane protein 169, translating to MEEPAPMEDQGQLPSPQQGSLRKAVAAALALDGESTMGRRKKKKKESRPESIIIYRSENEKLDEEPEESEGGDQPKEEEGDDFLNYPADDGMWNMPLDSRYVTLTGTITRGKKKGQMVDIHVTLTEKELQELTKPKESSRETTPEGRKACQMAADRGPHVVLWTLVCLPVVFILSFVVSFYYGTITWYNIFLVYNEERTFWHKISCCPCLILFYPVLIMAMASSLGLYAAVVQLSWSWGAWWQAARDMEKGFCGWLCSKLGLEDCSPYSIVELLESDNISSNLSNKEPTQEVETSTV from the exons ATGGAAGAGCCAGCACCAATGGAAGACCAGGGCCAGCTCCCAAGCCCCCAGCAGGGCTCTCTGAGGAAGGCTGTGGCTGCTGCCCTGGCCCTGGATGGGGAATCCACGATGGGTcgcaggaaaaagaagaagaaagagtctCGCCCAGAATCTATCATCATCTACCGGTCAGAGAATGAGAAACTGGATGAAGAACCTGAGGAATCAGAAGGTGGAGACCAGcccaaagaggaggagggagacgaTTTCCTAAACTATCCTGCAGACGATG GTATGTGGAATATGCCTTTGGACAGCCGCTATGTCACATTAACTGGGACCATCACACGAGGGAAGAAAAAGGGTCAGATGGTGGACATCCATGTCACATTGACAGAGAAGGAGCTGCAGGAATTGACCAAGCCTAAAGAGTCATCAAGGGAAACAACACCTGAAGGCAGAAAAGCCTGTCAGATGGCAGCAGACCGTGGACCCCACGTGGTCCTCTGGACGCTGGTGTGCCTGCCTGTGGTTTTCATCCTCTCTTTCGTTGTCTCTTTTTACTATGGCACTATCACCTGGTATAACATCTTCCTTGTGTACAACGAGGAGAGGACCTTCTGGCACAAGATCTCATGTTGCCCCTGCCTCATTCTGTTCTATCCAGTGCTCATCATGGCCATGGCCTCTTCCCTGGGCCTCTATGCTGCTGTGGTCCAGCTCTCTTGGTCCTGGGGGGCATGGTGGCAAGCTGCCCGGGACATGGAGAAAGGCTTCTGTGGCTGGCTCTGCAGCAAGCTGGGTCTGGAGGACTGTTCTCCCTACAGCATTGTGGAGCTGCTTGAGTCTGACAATATCTCAAGCAATCTCTCCAACAAGGAACCCACCCAGGAGGTAGAAACTTCTACTGTCTAA